The following DNA comes from Camelina sativa cultivar DH55 chromosome 14, Cs, whole genome shotgun sequence.
TTGAATAAACttaaacggcgtcgttttggaTATTGGATTTAAACCATTTAAAATAAACacagtaaacaaaaacaaaaaaaagtgtcttGCTTCAATTCCGCCGCGTAGTactcaaaaacatttttctcgCTTGGCCGTCTTCTCCGGCGATTTACAGACACTAGTTTTCTCTCCGGTTGTTACAATCAAACAATTCTGTCGGAAATTTTGAAAATCAGAAACCGGGAAAATGGCTTCGTTTCTTAGTTTCTCCGCCATTTCAGCTCATCCACCTGCTTTTTCCGGCGTTTCATTTCGTCCTCGCTCTTTATCTCCCAggtcatttctttttttttgaattttgtggaTTCATGGATATGATTGAACAACTTATCAAAATCTCTGCATTGGGGTTTTCGAAAGTTAAGATCTTTAGTAATCAAATGCACAAAAATTAGTTGAATAATGAGAAGCCTGGTTTTTTTACGTTTGTTTACAGATTGTTCAAGTCTTGTGTGAAGTGTACTTATGCTGAAGCTGGATTAAGCAGCGATTCGTGGTCATCCCCAATCGATGTTGTGGCAGATGTCAAATCCGAAAGGGTAAGAAAAGCGAAAGAGGCGAGCttttacttgtgttttggttttatgatttttctgtCTCAGTTGAAAAGGCAATTTCTTTTACTTAGCTTGTAGTTCTTGGTGGCAATGGTTTCGTTGGTTCAGCTATCTGCAAAGCAGCAATCTCCAATGGGATTGAGGTTGTGAGTGTTAGCAGGTATAGTTAAAGTATAAACCAGAGTGCTTTGAGTTCTTTACCACACTCTCGCCTTTTTTTTCAATGACTAATCTCCTTAATTGATCTTTTAGGTCGGGTCGTCCTAACTTCCAAGATTCATGGTTGGATCAGGTTACATGGGTTACTGGTAATCACTTGTGTTTTTGGTTATATCAAAGATTCACATAGACATGTCCAAATTAAAGTGTATGTGTTGTTGGACCTTTTGGGATTTCGTAGGTGATGTTTTCTACTTGAACTGGGATGAAGTACTTCTTGGTGCCACTGCTGTTGTTTCAACTATTGGTGGTTTTGGAAATGAAGAACAGATGAAAAGAATCAACGGTGAAGCTAACGTTATCGCTGTGACTGCTGCTAAGGATTTCGGTTAAGTGTCTCTATAGCTATATATCCGAGTTATTACCAGCatttctgtgttttgttttttcatttttagccTTTCATCATGTGCAGGGGTTCCTAAGTTCGTCTTGATCACTGTTCACGATTACAATCTTCCGCCGTTTATTCTCTCCAGCGGATATTTCACTGGAAAACGTAACGCGGAGGCAGAACTTCTTTCAAAATATCCCACCTCCGGTAAGAGAAcgtttttttgtgtcttttgtttttaaaatatcctATCAGAAAGCTTACCAAGTGTTATCTGTGATCTGCTTGTCGTTCTTGAAGGAGTTGTGCTAAGACCCGGTTTCATATACGGGAAACGAAAAGTAAACGGAATCGAGGTCCCACTTGATCTGGTCGGGGAGCCACTAGACAAGATCTATGGTTCCGCAGAGAGGTTGATTAGACCATTGAGAGCTCTCCCTGCGTCTGATCTCCTCTTGGCTCCACCGGTTAACGTCGATGATTTAGCACTTGCTGTAATCAACGCTGTAAAAGATGACGACTTCTTTGGCATTTTCACTATTGAACAGATCAAAGAAGCAGCTGCAAAAATGAGAGCGTGAAGAGTCTTTAGATACTAAATAAGTGTTTATTGGTTTGTGGCATTGTGCACTCGGGTGGAGTTTTAAAGACTACTATATAAATAGCTCCGTCgtcttttttgtcaaatttgTAATTGTAATGTATATTGCAAACGTATATAGGGGGTTTCAAAttgaacaattcttgggttcaagGTTGGGTTCAAGGTGAACCTTTTGTTCaccttctctttattttaacCAATGAAAATCTGACATGTtataatacatttaagaatcTATTCATTCAACTccttattaaataattaaacaaaatctgtacatttttataaaaactcgaaccgatatataatttcgttataattgtaaaatctaaaccctaaccatctcatttgtaaacccaaaccgacatataatttcgttctaattgtaatcctaaccacttcatttgtaaatccaaaccaacatataattttattttaattataaaatctaaaccttaaccactttatttgtaaacccaaaccgacatataattccgttttaattataaaatttaaaccataaccacttatttgtaaatccaaaccgatatataatttcgttttaattgtaacatctaaaccttaaccactttatttgtaaactcaaaccgacacataattttgttctaattgtaaaatctaaaccaaactaatatttaactttccttaattaaaagtatgcAGAATTtgttccttaatttgttttgctttctaatataattttgatttatttttaaaatgaaataatgtatagaagattttgattggctaaaaagaaagaagtgaacaaaggggttcaccttaggagtgaacctaagtatttttctttcaaatcccctttataataaaacggaagtacacaacattgttttgtagactatataattttaataagttagttacaaataggttatagattaattggttacaattTAAATAGTGGATGcaatcttaatttattttcggaagattttattactagagcacgttgtttccaaaaatcttaaagagaatattctaaagaatcattttatatcatctaacttaccatattaatttcttttattaagttattcatcaaagaaaatcctttgatatctaacttaacatattaatttgttaattatcattatacttcacctctcatttttatatatgagtctattttattttgtgaaacaaataaattatcatattatttattataattaaaaaatatttttatttctggatataccataagttgaattttttaaacaaatataaattgttcaatctataaaatattcaagttttagtaatattattctttaaaaataatatctattgaataaaatttactgaataatatctattgaattaaaaatttaaatatctattgaatatttcaattcaatttcataattttttgttgaattttataattttatattatataataacctttaaataatttgttttgaaatatttttaaaatattgaaacttgatataaaagttagaaactataaacactctaaattgatttgttatagcaatgtcaataatatgtcactataatatgaaagaatttcaagaaaccaagtatattaaaaaaaagtataataatatattcaattactcataatataataactcgcttttaaaaaatcaaatttacaaaattatgttttataatgaCACTCAAGTCATAatatagaatatacattgttgaaataacttcacatacataaactactacaacattttaaaattttattttaaaatataaaatatacaaaattttgtataaaataaaatttaactagtgTTATAGCAtgagtacttatctagaatcattaacaatataaaatttacaaataggtgttttttttcttcaaatcatcatatttaacatatgattttcttacataatgttttatccaaaaaacttttaaaaacaatcacataaattatattttatataaaaattacaatattaataaaataaattttaacccgtactctagcacgggtcttaatctccTTTGTTCTTGCTATCAAAGGTGTTAACGTTGGTCAGTCATGATCTTTTACATTCAAAGCACATGGGTTGAATAATAAACAAGCCGTATATATCAATTGATTTAGAAATGTTATTAAGATATGAAATCAAACAAgtatttttcatataatattgtaagatttatcatttatatatgaattgagttatatatttttaactgcaAAACTAGTTAAAAtccaatataaaataataatttattttatgaatggTGTGACGGTTCTCactatattaataataaggTTCTATCTTTAACaagaaatattgtttttaaaaaaaaaatatttatagtggatataaaattatcattattaaaaattaagaatgcttatagaacaaaatataaattttttttccttttttacacTAAACACAAAAAGTCATAtgttaagtgatttgtgtaaaatttataaatcctatgttattcaatcatgaattttaaaaagtccattaaaatccactgttattgaactaatgattataaaaatttactttacaatccactattattcaaaacagtttatgGATTCgtattttaataagttttagtgattttagaagatttgagatgatttgtttagttaaaaatacagaaatctaaaTCACATGGTTTTAGGTAGGattagaaagaattttaccatatatcatatcaacttccctaaaatctatcaaaattctaaatttcttaaatatcataaaatcttccaaaatcatggtttcaatacaccccaTAGTATCATATGTAGCCTCAGTTAGATCAGTTAGATAATCTATCACCACAATTGGAATCACTAAATAAATTTAGGTAAGCTAGGAAAATTGTTTCAAAACTAAAGGACTacactattttttttgggtttaaatgCGCAATTTGTAGATAtgtattatttagtatttaatacataaaataagactaattaatgatttaattaaatttgactAGTTACCTTATGCGAGTAATCGAGAGATTGGTTTTCAATAAGATGATGGCTATTTCCTAATAGAGGAATCctctaaatttcaaaaaaaatggttttaagGCCACTTGATATCTTAACCGGATGCTGGATTTGACTTATAGACTGAAATACAACTACAAGACAGCTATGATTAGAAGAGCGGGATTGATGGTTTTATTTTCATAGCCATGACGTCAAATGTTATTAGAggagtttgatatatatatatatatatatgtgtatttttattttaaaatttattttcatttattagtcataaaccttttttttatggtgattaatcaattttatattttatcaaaaaataattttttaaaatttaaaattaaaataacatcattatattagaatattaaaaCGTTTGATAGCACAAAGTTTGAACAATCTCTAACTTATCATTGTTTTCATCAACATGTATGAAATtgggtattttcaaaaatggccATTTTTCTgtcttatttttcaaaaatactattttctatataaaaatgactaaattctaaaaccaaaactccaaatactaaactctaaaaCTATACCCTAACATATAGAAcccaaatctaaaaaacaaattctaaaaattaatttaacatattttttttaagtagacaaattaatttaacatattgttaTCGTGTGAAAGAggttgaaaatgaaaataatcaaaaaatagtatttttaaaaaaaatcttaaaggggcatttctaacaaattttcaattttctaagaatgacaaaataaaaatgatgattttctgttgaaatattttcaaaagctTAGGTGGCTCAAAGaataatttttctatatatttcgAATGAGACAACTATAAATAAACGTAAGCATGAGCAATAAGACTAATGTATATGCAAtgaaagtattatttttttactttccgTAATTATCCTCcattctaacaaaaaaaaactatatgaattcgtttagttttgaattttactacatgaaatattaaaatatggtCTATATCCGTATTTATCATGTCGTTCATTAATTCGTTAATACTTACTGACTAAGATGTCACATCAGTGTCGTGCTCAGGTTATTTGTGGCTTAGGGCGGATAAAAATTGTGGCttttattatcaaaaatattaaaatattttttatttatttcaaacacAACAATGATcttaagatgaaaaaaaaatagtataaaccaaatttttttatctttttttcaaaaatatttttagccACAATTCCAAAACATAATACttttattcttaattatctcctttttttaattgtcttcCATTAGTATTCTTATACTATAGTTATAACTATAAAACGTAATTGTTTTATGTGCAGAAATTTccttatacataaaaaatattgatttttttgtaattacataATGTCATGGATTTCTCAAACAAAACACCACTTTACAAACATATTTATGTCAtcaacttaaatatatataagcctagatagaaaaaaaaatgtggcttaataaattttaaaaaatcggTGGCTTAGGGCAAATGCCATTTCCAAAACACCTTAAGCAAGGCACTGTGTCATATCATAAACATGACCAATCATGAGctaaaactagtaaaacaaaTGTTATAGTTAATAACTGATGGGACACCATTTGTGGAGTTATGCAATAGTGCCCCATCAATGGTTAAGTCCCTTATTTTTGTCATTCAAAGTCGATAATTCGACttcaaaaaatgcaaaatatttgtaaattttgttttcaacatttttttctaatgcctaaatattttttttagatagtAAAATGGTTAGGGCCGGTCTCGTTAAGAGTCTTCCTAAGAATGCTTCTCTACCTATACTCGAGACTCCCATTATTAACTCTGTTAATTTTGACACTCATCCAAGTCAGACATGTTCAAAATCTTGTATCTGCTTGTTCTATGCTGGACTCCCGAAAGATTATTGATTTGAAGTGTGGGAACTGAAAACTACGaatcaaaaattttcaaaactacattattttagttgttaatattttattttaattataagagAACACTAAATAATTTATGATGAATAATATGACCTTGTTTGCAACTTTTTgactaattttttgtttaacgcAATTGAAGATGTAGTGGAAGAGGCGAAATTAAATTACTTCCTATTCTCTTCATCCATATAGTGTGTTTTATAGATTTATAAGTGAATCGAAATGTTAGTTACCATtatcaaaatcttattttacaattaacaaaattatcttAAAACACTACTAAAGGAACAAACATATGTCCCTATATTTTAAGTCATGCAACTCTCCATTTTAAGAAGaacaaaatttggaaaatatttttagtcaaGTAACCACTTATGCGACCGATCCCATCAGAGTTCAACTCCACTAAACCGTGTTGTCGGGCATAGTAGAAATTGACTATAAATTGGGTTTTGTCGATtcaaagttgacaaaaaaaaaacttagtttgaaatgtgatatataacattaaagaaaaaaatgaaatatttttttttggaaatatatcaAGAGGTAGTCAATTTAATGGATTTTAGAATCTTATTTACCAtgtgttttgaaaattatatgtatTCTAAATGATGTCATtaccattataaaaatgtatttggCCGTAGAAATATTTTTCCTTATTACTATTAATTgttcaattatgttttttggTAATGCATATGTTGCTTgtaatattacatatataaaaacccGTTACAAACAAACgcactaaaattcaaaaaacgGTTGATGATATAACGTCTACTATTTTTTTGCTgcgaaacaaaagaaaaccgtTACAAATATTACGCgcgaaaaatttaaaaaattattgtaaaattatatatttaatttgttagtAACCAAAAATGAGCTCCAACCTAGAATTATATACTATGAAAAAACCTTCTAAAATATTCTCAACTATTAAAAAATCTGTGTTCAACTTGCCATACaacaaaacctttttattcaCCTTATAATAAAGTGAATACTATGTAGATCTCTATACAATGAAAACACTAATTTTCTATTGTCCAAGTTATCCCTCCACTCTAAAAGCTCCTTACTACCCATCGATTTCACAATCTTATCAATCATGGTCCGTCAATACACActttctagtatttttttttttcaataattttataattatttttttttctcccgttacgttaatattttataattattttattctccTCATGATAATATTATTCCATTATTGTATTCGAACATATCTATCACCTTTGTATTGAGGTATTGACCGACTCTACAAGTAAATGTCACCACCCAATCAGATATCGACTTTGACTTTTATTAAATGACCGGCTCGTCGTTTTAATGAAAACCCACATGATTTGCTTTTCGTCCAAGCAATTTTTCTTGGgttacagaaaaagaaaagaaaaaaaaaaaaaaaaaactcaggaACAGCCGACTtaagattttcttcttcatctcctttttTTCAATATCGCCGATTCATATATAAATGACTCGTCTCCTTCGAtttagtctcttcttcttcgtcatcgccggtttagggttttcttctctataagcaaaaacaaaatcttatcctttcttcttcttcgtcttcttctctctccctctctgttAATTTTCTGATTTAGCTTTTTGCTTTGAGAACCCTTGCCTCAGCGATcgatctgaaaaaaaaagaaggtcgGTTAgcttatctctcttttttttgtttggtttctgttCTTAATTCGTCGCATGTTTCTTTTGAAGTCGGTTGTTGTAGATCGGGTTAGATTCGTATGGTTCTGAGACGATTTGAGTTGTTTCGTTTGATTTTTTGAGTTGTTTGTGTGAGTTTTGGCCACGAtctgcgttttttttttgatgaaatcaaatcaaatcaaatgaaaCTGTTATTGACTTGTTGCGATTTATTGATTTTGTGAAGAAGGCacagaggttttttttttttttttgataaaaggaATTGACcagttttaaatttgtattttgcAGGAACTCTTATCTTGCCGGcggctgtaaaaaaaaaaaaactgatttaggACGGTGGCACTTCTTCTCtgattgtgtttatttttatgaCAGAGAACATGATGAACACTTGTATCTATCAGGCTTTAACTGTTACACTTGGGTGAGTATTTTTAAGCTTCATAGCTTTAGGTTTTACtgtgttttgtctttctctaggtttgttgattgagttttgatttggtttgtttctgTGTTAACATGTAAATATTGTCTTTTTTGCAGTGTTGTCTAATGCTGTCGGCAAGAATCTATCTTTAGGACTGCTAGGGACTTACTTAGAGGCTACACAGTTGACTTTTTCTTACAAGGTTATAGGTTTATTAGCGTTGTTAATATATAGAAATGGAAGCCAAGATCGCCAAGGTGTTGGATAGTAGGTGTGAAAATGGGTTCGGGAAGAAGAGGAAGCGCGTAGCAACCTGTGCTGCATATGTTACTGGAGTTTCATGTGCACAGCTGCAACATGTTCCCCCACCGAATGGGCAGAGTCAGGTTCCTGACAAGAGAAGGAAACTGGGAGGTGAAAACAAGCTTAGTGCTTATGAGAATCGCTCTGGGAAGTCACTGGTCAGATACTACTCTTATTTTAAGAAGACTGGAGCTGCGAAACGTGTTATGATCTATGAGAATGGTGAATGGAATGATTTGCCTGAGCATATTATCTGCGCCATCCGAAATGAACTAGATGAAAAGAGAGCCGCGATTGAGTTTGAATTGTGTGGTCGCAGTTATATTTTGGACTTCTTGCACATGCACAGACTGGATTTGGAAACAGGGGCTAAAACCCCTCTTGCATGGATTGACGTTGGAGGCAAATGCTTTTTCCCTGAGATTTACGACAGTGATGAAAGGACCAATTGTTGCCATCGTAACCGTGTGGAAGATCCAAAGCAGTATGCTCCACAAGATATCAAACTGCGCCTTGAGATTGATGTTAATGGTGGCGAGCCTCCAAGGTTGAACTTGGAGGAGTGCAGTGATGAGTCTGGTGATAATATGGACGATGTTCCATGTGCTCAACGATCCTCAAATGAGCACTATGACGAGGCAACAGAGGATAGCTGCAGTCGCAAGCTTGGAGCTGCTGCTTCGAAATGGGATGAGACTGATGCTATAGTCTCTGGTTCAAAGCCTACTGGAACCGAAGTACTTGATAAAGATGcagttaaaaaaatgtttgctgTAGGCACAGCTTCTCTAGGGCACGTTGCAGTGCTGGATGTGGGCCGTTTTTCCAGTGAGATTGCTAAAGCTCGTCTGGCGCTTTTCCAGAAGCAGGTTGAGATCACCAAGAAACATAGAGGTGATGCAAACGTTAGGTACGCCTGGCTTCCTGCAAAGAGGGAAGTTCTATCGGCAATTATGATGCAAGGACTTGGAGTTGGTGGAGCATTTATTAGAAAGTCCATCTATGGTGTTGGGATCCATTTAACTGCTGCAGACTGCCCTTATTTCAGGTATTTTCTTGCTCTGTCGTTGAATTTGTCTCGGTATTCATTTGTTTTTCCATGTTTAGAGATCATGTATATTACCTTCCTCTCTGCTATAGGTACTTAGGTTGCCAAGTACTAACAGTGAACTTGTTTTCAGTGCTAGATATTGTGATATTGACGAAAACGGTGTACGTTACATGTTTTTATGCCGTGTAATAATGGGGAATATGGAGCATCTTCGTGGTGATAAAGCGCAATTCTTTTCTGGTGGAGAAGAATACGACAATGGAGTTGATGATGTCGAGAACCCGAAGAATTACATAGTCTGGAACATCAATATGAACACTCATATCTTTCCAGAGTTTGTTGTTAGGTTCAAGCTGTCTGTTCCCCCCAATGCTGAAGGTGattagtttgtttcttttttgttcctcACATATAAAATTTCCCACATTCAAATCAACTGATGACGCATTGAAAGGGACACAGCTTAGAGATCTGGCTGAAGCTCAGGTCTCAACCGataaatttagataaaaaagGGTCCTTATGTGATGATAAACCTAACGACCTCCGGTGTTATAACACATTTGGGTTTCAAGAGACACGTCTCTGATTCATCATCCGGGGGTCGGATGAGATATCCACGCCTTAATGGGTATTTCGATCCATCAAATTCTGTTTTGTGTAGTATTAGAAGTCGATGACATACACTGGTTTCTGCAGGGAATTTGATTGCTAAGCGTGATAACTCGGGGGTCACTTTGGAAGGACCTAAGGATCTTCCTCCGCAGTTAGAGGGAAACGTGAGTTTGGTTATGTAGTTTTTCTTTGTATAATCTCTCTATAGTAAGAGAGGGATTCAACAACGAtacttttgtt
Coding sequences within:
- the LOC104777256 gene encoding inactive poly [ADP-ribose] polymerase RCD1 isoform X1, whose product is MEAKIAKVLDSRCENGFGKKRKRVATCAAYVTGVSCAQLQHVPPPNGQSQVPDKRRKLGGENKLSAYENRSGKSLVRYYSYFKKTGAAKRVMIYENGEWNDLPEHIICAIRNELDEKRAAIEFELCGRSYILDFLHMHRLDLETGAKTPLAWIDVGGKCFFPEIYDSDERTNCCHRNRVEDPKQYAPQDIKLRLEIDVNGGEPPRLNLEECSDESGDNMDDVPCAQRSSNEHYDEATEDSCSRKLGAAASKWDETDAIVSGSKPTGTEVLDKDAVKKMFAVGTASLGHVAVLDVGRFSSEIAKARLALFQKQVEITKKHRGDANVRYAWLPAKREVLSAIMMQGLGVGGAFIRKSIYGVGIHLTAADCPYFSARYCDIDENGVRYMFLCRVIMGNMEHLRGDKAQFFSGGEEYDNGVDDVENPKNYIVWNINMNTHIFPEFVVRFKLSVPPNAEGNLIAKRDNSGVTLEGPKDLPPQLEGNQGAGGSGSANSVGSSTTTPKSPWMPFPTLFAAISHKVAEKDMSLIIADYQQLREKKMTRADFVRKLRVIVGDNLLRSTITTLQNQPKLGKEIPGSIRDHEEGAGGL
- the LOC104741817 gene encoding uncharacterized protein At1g32220, chloroplastic, translating into MASFLSFSAISAHPPAFSGVSFRPRSLSPRLFKSCVKCTYAEAGLSSDSWSSPIDVVADVKSERLVVLGGNGFVGSAICKAAISNGIEVVSVSRSGRPNFQDSWLDQVTWVTGDVFYLNWDEVLLGATAVVSTIGGFGNEEQMKRINGEANVIAVTAAKDFGVPKFVLITVHDYNLPPFILSSGYFTGKRNAEAELLSKYPTSGVVLRPGFIYGKRKVNGIEVPLDLVGEPLDKIYGSAERLIRPLRALPASDLLLAPPVNVDDLALAVINAVKDDDFFGIFTIEQIKEAAAKMRA
- the LOC104777256 gene encoding inactive poly [ADP-ribose] polymerase RCD1 isoform X2; protein product: MEAKIAKVLDSRCENGFGKKRKRVATCAAYVTGVSCAQLQHVPPPNGQSQVPDKRRKLGGENKLSAYENRSGKSLVRYYSYFKKTGAAKRVMIYENGEWNDLPEHIICAIRNELDEKRAAIEFELCGRSYILDFLHMHRLDLETGAKTPLAWIDVGGKCFFPEIYDSDERTNCCHRNRVEDPKQYAPQDIKLRLEIDVNGGEPPRLNLEECSDESGDNMDDVPCAQRSSNEHYDEATEDSCSRKLGAAASKWDETDAIVSGSKPTGTEVLDKDAVKKMFAVGTASLGHVAVLDVGRFSSEIAKARLALFQKQVEITKKHRGDANVRYAWLPAKREVLSAIMMQGLGVGGAFIRKSIYGVGIHLTAADCPYFSARYCDIDENGVRYMFLCRVIMGNMEHLRGDKAQFFSGGEEYDNGVDDVENPKNYIVWNINMNTHIFPEFVVRFKLSVPPNAEGNLIAKRDNSGVTLEGPKDLPPQLEGNGAGGSGSANSVGSSTTTPKSPWMPFPTLFAAISHKVAEKDMSLIIADYQQLREKKMTRADFVRKLRVIVGDNLLRSTITTLQNQPKLGKEIPGSIRDHEEGAGGL